The genomic stretch ATTGATGAAATAAGCTTGACGCCTACAGTTGAACAGGGTACTAAGATTATCGTACGTTCGGGAAGTGGCGCTCAGCAGCAGGTAGAGAGCGGAACACGCAGTCTTCCGATTGCTATTCAAAATGGGATGGATATTACCATTGTCATTACATCTGAGGACGGGCAAACGGAGCGGACTTATACCATTGCAATGATCAAGAAATCGGGTCTAAGTGATATTCAGCTGTCAATTGGCAGCTTATCGACTGCATTTTCTACAGATCAGCTGCAGTATACCGTTAACGTGCCAAGCACAACAAATGATATCCGATTGAAGCCTTATGCCATCAATACAGCAGAGACGATTCGGATCAGCTCCCCAGATGGTCAAGATCAGACGATCTCAAGCGGAAATAGCAGCACTCCGATTGAGCTGATATCGGGCGCGAATATTTTATGGCTGGAAACAAATTCATCCAATAAGGCAGACAGCCGCACTTACACCATCGTTATTAATCGGCAGATTGTCGTTAATCCTGGCCCAGGTCCTTCAAGCCCAGGATCAACGCCGACAGATGCAGCTGGAGAAACGATTAAGCTGGGTGATGAACTTGTCGTAAATATTCCGCTCGAAGATGCAGGTAATCAATGGACACTTAAGAAATGGCCTCAAGAAACAAATACTGCGCCTTATGATTTATTGAGTGCAGTATATTCGATTGAGGCAGAGAATGCTAAGAAAAGCAGCAAGCCTTTGACGATTTCTTTGTCCTTCGATTATTCGAAAGTGAAAGAAGGCCGAGCTTCTGTGTTCCGGTTTGATGAATCGGTTAATCAGTGGGTTGAATTGGGCGGCTATGTACAAGATGGGATCATCACTGTAGCCACCAATACAATAGGCAAATTTGCTGTGTATCTAGTGGACCGTGAACACCCTGCTGCAACTTGGCCGGATGTACGCAATCACTGGGCAGCGAGCACAATCGCCAAAGCGGTTGAGATGGGCATTTTGACTGGTTATCCAGATGGTACTATGCAACCAAATGGTCAGATCACGCGCGTTCAATTCGCTGCGATGTTAGTTCGTGCACGCGGACTAAATGAGACGTTGAATGCTGGTGATTACAAGGATCATTCGGATATTCCGACATGGGCGGAGGGAATTGTCGGTGCAGCGGTTGCTAATGGCATTATTTCCGGTTATTCAGATGGGACACTCCGTCCTAATCAGCTCATTAATCGGGCTGAGATGATTACCATGTTAATGAGAGCTTACGATATTTCCGGGGATCTTAATGGACAATCCGGTTTCAAAGATGTAACTGCGATCCCTGAATGGTCGAAAGCTGCAGTATTCAAAGCAGAGCAGTTAAATATCATTGTAGGGAATCAGGGCAGCTTCAAGCCTGCTGACACAGCAACAAGGGCTGAAGCAGTCACAGTCATCATTCGTATGCTGGAAGCTTAAGAGGTTAAATTAACTTTTCATTTTGGAATATTAGAAAAATACATTGAAAGCACCTCCGCAGAGAGGTGCTTTTATTTTTGTATAGGGAACTAAGGATTCTCCGAATCTGTTGATAAGGATGCTGCGCCGGTAGCCGGAGAACGGAAAACGAAAGCTAACGGAAACCAGAGACGCTAAAGTGCCATTTTTGGTTAGCGTCACATTTTAACGGAAGTGGGAGACGCTATTACGCAGAAATGAAGCGATATCGTGTATATTTGGTACAAATAGAGGCGCGTATTTCCGTTACAATCTTGAAACGACATATAAAGGCGATTTAGCGTCTGTGGTTTCCGTTAGAAGTCTGAGCTGACGCATCAGCGATGTGCAATCACCTGTAAGGGTGATTTTGTTCTTGTATAGGAATAGAGGCCTGGGTTTCCGTTAGAAGTCTGAGCTGACGCGTTTGCGATTTCCAATCACCCGTAGGGGGCTGGTTAAAATTTGTTAATCAGTATTTTCTCAATAAAATTAAAGTGTTTGTAAAGCTTCTTATTTGGCCCAATTATGCATTGATTAATTGGCAAGCAGTTTGTATGATATGTGAGACAACATAAAAGCAATATAAACAACATGAAAGCTACGTAAAACAGTTGAAACTAAGTGAAAAACATGTGAGGTGTGGTACAATTTGAATGTGAATGAGGGATATGTTTGGGGAATAGTACGCTCGTAAAGTCTGATTTCACTCGCGAGATGAAAGGATTAGTCGTTCCATCCGTGCTGCAAATGCTTGTTGGCAATTCGTTCTCGTTAGTTAATATGCTTATGGTGACCAGCTTGGGAGATGGGGCAGTCGCTGTAACTGCCGCAGCGGGTAGAATCAGCTTCATTCTATCAATGATCCTTACCGCAATCTATGGGATGACCACTTATATGACCCAATACTATGGCAAACAACAGTATTCGCTTATGCGGGCAACATTCGGCTTTATGCTGCTGGCGGGAATCGGTACAAGTCTTCTAGCGTTTGTTGCTGTGTGGTCTTGGAAGGAGCCGATTCTCTATCTATTTATTAAGGATGCTGAATTACTGCCGCTTGGTGTGCAGTACGTTGCGATTATGGCTTTTGTTTTTCTAATTAGTGCGATTAGAGATGCTTATGCGCAGGCGCTTGGATCTATAGGGAAGGTTAAGATCACGTTGTATGTCGGCCTATGTGCAATGGCAGTCAATATTATATTGGACTATGGCCTGATATATGGAAGGCTGGGCTTGCCTAAGCTTGGTGTTGCAGGAGCCGCGTGGGGAACATTAATCGCTTCGGGTATAAGTTTGTTGTTTTTGTTTGTTTTCATTTATAGTAAATCGTATTATTTAAATATTGGATTTCGAGAGCTTTTCAGTTTCCCGCTGAAGCTGCGCAAGCAGGTGGTGAGAACGATAACGCCGCTCGTATTCCACGAAGGCATGTGGGCGATTGGCAATATGCTGTATGCCGTAGCTTTCGGATCATTAGGTATCGCGGCATTGACTACATTCCAGCTTGCAAATACGCTGCAGGGATATTTTATGATGGGAATTCACGGATTTGCTTATGCTGCTAAGGTAATGATCGGTCAAAAGCTGGGACAGGACAAGCATGAGCAGGCGCTGGATTATTCTCAGAGATTTACTCGCATTTCGGTTATTGCTGGTATAATCATTAGTATTGTCATAATTATGATTTCTCCGTTTATGTCCTTTGTTTTTCCTCAATTAAGTGGTGAGGTGCACGCTTCTTTAGGAAATGTCTTGCTGCTGCAGGCTTTGGCGATGACCGCATTTTTCTTGAATAATGTGTGGATTGTCGGTATGTTTAGAGCAGGCGGAGATAATTTGTTTACGATGAACATGATTTTAATTACAACATGGGCGATTACATTGCCGGCGGTATTTATTGGCGCATACGTGCTTCATCTGCCGCTGGAATGGGTTTACGCCATATTTTTATGTGAAGAGATTAGCAAGGCTTTGATCGGGTATAAACGTTATCGCTCTCAGAAATGGATGCGGAATTTGGTTGGGAATATGGCTGACTCGCCATCAACGGCTGCATCTTTATAGTTTCTGGGTGCTTGAGAATAGTAGCGATGAACAATAGGAGGGTTTGCGATGTCACTCGCGGGCGAAGAAAGAAAGCTGAATATTATGAACTTGCTGAACGAGCATGGGAAGGTTATTGCGAGCGACCTGGCGCGTATGTTCGAGGTTACAACCGAGACGATTCGTAGAGATTTGGATGATCTAGAGAAGGAAAATAAGCTTAAGAAAGTGTATGGCGGCGCAATCAAGCTGAAGGTTGAGGTAGAGCCCACATTGTTTGAAAGAGCCTGTGTTAATCAAGAGGCGAAGGAGAAAATTGGGTATCTTGCTTTTACGCTAATCGAAGATTATGACGTGATTTTTATAGATGAAGGTACAACACCGCTTCAAATTATCCCGTTTCTCTCTCAGAAACAGCAGGTTACCGTTTTGACGAGCTCGATCTCCGCATTAATGGCTTTGATTGAGCTCAAGAAACGAGAGCAATTCGATGGTCGAATGATTATGCTTGGCGGTGAAGTGAATGTGAAGCATCTTCGTGTAACAGGAGCGATTGCGGAAGCGAATATGTCGGATATTTTTGTGAATAAAGCATTTGTAACCGTTGACGCCTTATCGATTGAGCATGGATTCACGAGCTATGATTATGAGAAGGCGTCGCTTACCCGCAAATGGATTCAGCAGTCGGAAACCTCTATTATTTTGGCGGATTCATCGAAATGGAACAAGCGGTCTATGGTGAAAATATGTGACTTTCAAAATATCGATATCGTTATTTCGGAATTAGAGCCTCCGGCTGCCTGGAAAACTCAGCTGGAAGAGTCGAATACGAGATGGATGATGCCAACAGAATAGTTAAGCATAATGTTTGAATCAGGCAAGGTGAAACGTCTGTCGCCGTCCTTTCGCGGCGCTGCGCGTTTCATTCTTGAGAAATATAGAGATCGTATGGCCAAATGATAACCTTTCCTATATTTTGAAAAAGCCAGTAGAGAAGCTAAACTTCTCTGCTGGCTTTTTTTCTATGTTGTTTGTTGTTGTGTAAAGATTGTAATCGCTATGTTAAATCTTTCGAATCGCATTGTAATGGTCGTTTTTTCGCAGTAGAATAATGAAAACAACATAAATAAAAGTAAAAGCAGTAGAAAACAAAATGTTGTTTGTGGTCGTTTTTATATCCTTCAGCACATCTTCATTGAAACAGATGACTAAAAATAGGAGTGATGACGATGAAAGACAAAGTGTATTTGGACAGAAGCAAACGGAAGTACAAAGGAAATTTGCATTTGCATACGACTTGGTCGGATGGATCACAAGAGGCAGCGGATGTTGTTTCTGCGTTCAAGGCTAAGGGCTACGATTTCATCAGCATCACGGATCATGATGTATTCGCTCGTACCGCTGCATTTGACACGGAATCATTCACTGTACTGCCGGGCATGGAGAGAGGCGGCTTGAATCTAGTGCCGGATGAAGATCCAGGCTACCACTTTGGCGTGCTGGACGATCCAACGATCAAGTCGGAGAAAGAAAGATTCGATCATTTGCAAACATTCGAGGTTCCGATTCCTTGGGAGGGACAACAATCTCCGCAGAAGCTGATTGATGAAATGAAGGCGCATGGAAATCTCGTGATATTCAATCACCCCGAATGGCATTTGACACGCTTTGAGGACATGGTTCAGTATGATGGTTTTTTTGCGATTGAAATTTATAATCACGCAACGGAATGGACGACGAGTTCTTCTTATGGAGCGGCTTACTGGGATCATGCGCTGCAGAATGGGAAGCGTGTGTATGGTATTGCTGCTGATGATTCGCACGACCATGATCCAAACTGCAAAATTTCCGAGTATGGGGGAGGCTGGGTTTCTGTCGAAGCGGAGGAGCTTTCGCAGCAAGGCATTATTTCTGCACTAAAGAATGGACAATTTTATTCCAGCTCTGGACCTGAAATTTTTGATTTCCGTGTAGTGGATGGCTTTGTTCATGTCGAGTGCTCACCCTGCCAATACATCATGTTTAAAGCATTTCCGCTGCGTGGACCGTTCCACGTAGAACGGGAAAAGGGGGAGCTACTGACCTCAGGAAGCATGGTAATCCAGAAAGGCATGAATTATATTCGGGTGGAGTGCGTGGATGAGAAAGGTAGAATAGCATGGTCTAATCCGATCTTTGTAGCAGATTTGGCAGAGGAGGATGAGCAATGAGAGATACTATAATTTTAGATGCCGGGCGTCAAAAGTATAAAGGTAATATTCATTCGCATTCCGTTCGCAGTGATGGCGAATATACGGTAGAGCAAATGATAGAAGCCTATCGCTCAAAGGGCTATGATTTTATGTGCTTAAGTGATCATGAAGTCTATTTCCAAAGCGATGCGTATGACACGGAAGAGTTTATTATGTTGGACGGCTATGAAATGGCTTGCGAGATGGAACGTGAAACAACCGGCCAACAATACCATATGCATGGCCTTTTGGATCGGTCGCTGCAGGCAGAGAAGCCCTTTCTACACGATGAGGAGCATGCGAAGCCTAACTATGTGAGCCTGGATACGATCCAGCAGTTGATTGATGAGATGAGAAGCAAAGGGAATCTCGTCATTATGAATCATCCAGAATGGTCTAAAAATCGAGAAGAAGATTTGCTAAAGCTTGAGGGCTATGCGGCGATCGAAATCTATAATCACCAATCCGAAATTCAAGAGGCGGTAGGTTACGGCGTATCCTACTGGGACTATGTCCTAAAGCGGGGCAAGCAAGTAAATGCAATTGCGGCAGACGATACTCACGGCGGTCCTACTGATATGGCAGTGTCCGAATTTTATGGCGGCTGGATTACTGTAGAGAGCGAGCGATTAGAGCAGCAGGCGATTATTGATGCTATGAAAGCAGGCCAGTATTACAGCTCCAATGGTCCGATGATTTATGGTCTTCGCATTGAAAACGACAGGCTTAAGGTCAAATGCTCTCCTGTGCAAAGTATTCGCTTTATTACCTTTCCAGACAATGGCTTGGCAGAAATGGACCCAACGGGTGAACTCATCACGGATGCTGAATATTTCATTCAAAATGATGAGCAATATGTGCGAGTGGAATGCATAGATGGATCAGGAAAAGTAGCGTGGAGCAATCCGATCTACCCCAAATTCGAAATGCAAGCATCGGAGGAGCTATGAGCAATCCGTATTTATTATTGACGCCAGGTCCCTTATCGACAACTGCAACGGTCAAAGAGGCGATGCAAAAAGATTGGTGTACATGGGATCATGAATATAAAGCAATTGTTGAGCAAATTCGTCAGCAGCTGCTAGAGGTTGGCTGTACATCTAAGGAGCACTATACGACTGTGTTTATGCAGGGCAGCGGCACCTTCGGTGTTGAAGCGACGCTGGGATCTGTCATTCCGAGTGAGGGCAAGCTGCTCATTCTGCAAAACGGCGCCTATGGGAAGCGTATCGAGGAAATAGCAAAGGTGCTCGGTATCCCGCATTTATCCCTTGAATTTGCAGCTAATTTGCCTGTAGATCCACAAGCTGTTGAGAGGAAGCTGATAGAGGACACATCCATTACGCATGTGGCGATGGTCCATTGTGAGACGACGACAGGCATACTGAATCCGCTTGAGGCGGTTGTGGATGTCATTAAGCGAAATCATCGGATTGCAATCATCGATGCGATGAGCAGCTTTGGTGGCATTCCGATCGCAGTAGAGGAGCTGCAAATCGACTTTATAATTAGCAGTGCAAATAAATGCATCCAAGGTGTTCCAGGCTTCAGCTTTATTCTTTGCAAAAGGGATGAGCTCATGAAATGCAAAGGGAGAGCACGCTCATTATCGCTGGATTTGTATGACCAGTGGGAGACGATGGAGAAGGACTCCGGCAAATGGCGGTTCACTTCGCCAACGCATGTCGTACATGCTTTTAAGCAAGCACTAAAGGAATTAGCAGAAGAGGGTGGGGTGGAAGCCCGTCATGCACGATATCGAATCAACCAGCAAATCGTCGTGGAAGGGATGACGCAAGCTGGCTTTAAGGCTTATTTGGAAAGTGAGCTGCAGTCTCCCCTTATTACAACCTTTTTGTATCCAACGCATATTCCTTTTACGTTTGAACACTTTTATAGCTATTTAAAGTTGGCTGGTTATGTCATTTATCCTGGGAAATTAACAGATTTGAATGTGTTTCGCATTGGGAATATGGGAGATGTGCATGCAAAGGATATGGAACGGTTGATTGAGCACATATTACGTTTTGTGGGAGAGAGTAAAGATGAGAATTGAAGGCGTTATATTGGATTGGGCAGGTACTACGGTTGATTATGGCTGCTTTGCGCCGGTGCAGGTGTTTATTCATATTTTTGAGGAAATAGGCATTCCATTAACGATGGAAGAGGTTCGAGCTCCTATGGGTCAGTTGAAGCGGGACCATATTCAGTCGCTGCTGCAAATGCCAAGAATAGAAGCTGCTTTTCAAAAGAAATTCGGCCGCAGCTATACGGAGACTGATATTGATGAGCTTCATGAGCGTTTTGAGCCTAGGCTGATGGCTATTCTCTCGGAATTCGGCAAGCCCAATCCATATGTTTTAGAGACCATCGAGCTGTTGAGACAGCAAGGCCTAAAAATCGGAGCGACTACAGGCTATACCACCACAATGCTTTCCATCGTGGCGAAAGCAGCTAAGGAATACGGATATGAACCAGATCATTGGGTAACACCTGATCTAGTTATGGACAAAGGCAGGCCTTATCCTTATATGATTTATGAGAATATGAAGCAGCTTGGCCTGCGCCATCATGCCCAAGTGGTTAAGGTCGGAGATACGATTTCTGACATGCAAGAGGCGAATAGTGCTGGAGTATGGGCGATTGGTATCGTGAAAGGCAGCTCCATGCTTGGTCTTACGGAGGCAGAGGTGCAGCAGTTGTCGCCTGAAGAAGAACGCCAGATCATCGCTGACGTAAGTAAGCGATATATGGAAGCAGGAGCGCATGCCGTTATTGAAGATATGGCTGGGCTGCCTGCGGTAATTGAGCAAATCAATGAACGATTGATGAATAAGGAGCTGCCTTATGGACATCCGCATCAATAGCCGAATAGAAGGAGATATAAACGGAACGGATGCTCGTCAAGCTTGGCAAGACGAGTATCTAAGCGAAGAGACGCTTGCTGTACTGGAACAGGACAGCAAGCTTTTTCTTCATCAGTCGATGTCTACGCCATGCTTAAATGCGATCGTAAGTGCAGAGGGCATATATATTGAGGATCTGGATGGACGCAGAGTGATCGATTTCCATGGAAACAGCGTTCATCAGGTAGGCCACAAAAATGAATATGTGATGAATGCCATTATTAATCAGCTGCAGCAGCTGCCGTTTCTGCCGCGTCGCTATACGAGCCAGATTGCGATTAAGCTAGCGCAGAAGCTAATCGAGCTTGCACCGGGAGATTTGAACAAGGTGTTGTTTGCGCCAGGTGGCACGACTGCTATTGGAATAGCGCTAAAGCTTGCGCGCAGGGCAACGGGCAAGCACAAAACAATTTCAACTTGGGATTCCTTTCATGGCGCAAGCTTGGATGCGATATCAATTGGCGGTGAAGCTGTATTCAGAAGCGGGATTGGACCGCTAATGTCAGGAACAGAGCATATGATGCCTTATAACAACTATCGTTCGATCTTTGGCGAAGGAGAAGCTGCCAACGCCAAAAATCTGGACTATTTATGCTATATGCTGGAGAGGGAGGATGATGTGTGCGCAGTCATTCTCGAGCCGATTCGCAGCACGGATGTACAGATCCCGAGCGTTGCCTATATGCAGCGTCTTCGTCAAATTTGCGATGATTATGGGGTGCTGCTCATACTGGACGAAATACCGACAGCACTCGGCCGTACGGGCAAAATGTTCGTTCACGAGCATTATGATATTGTTCCCGATATCGTCGTCATTGGCAAAGGATTAGGCGGCGGGATTTTCCCAATGGCAGGTATTATAGCCAGAGAGCATCTAGATATTGCGGGAGACATTTCCCTCGGGCATTATACACATGAGAAAAGCGCTGTAGGCTGTGCGGCTGCACTGGCTACCATTGAATACATCGAAAAGGAAAACCTGCTTGAGCATGCGCAAAATATGGAGCTATGGCTGATGGCTCATCTTCAGGAGCTGCAGAGGAAGTATGCCGTAATAGGCGATGTTCGGGTTAAAGGAAT from Paenibacillus sp. FSL H8-0548 encodes the following:
- a CDS encoding aspartate aminotransferase family protein gives rise to the protein MDIRINSRIEGDINGTDARQAWQDEYLSEETLAVLEQDSKLFLHQSMSTPCLNAIVSAEGIYIEDLDGRRVIDFHGNSVHQVGHKNEYVMNAIINQLQQLPFLPRRYTSQIAIKLAQKLIELAPGDLNKVLFAPGGTTAIGIALKLARRATGKHKTISTWDSFHGASLDAISIGGEAVFRSGIGPLMSGTEHMMPYNNYRSIFGEGEAANAKNLDYLCYMLEREDDVCAVILEPIRSTDVQIPSVAYMQRLRQICDDYGVLLILDEIPTALGRTGKMFVHEHYDIVPDIVVIGKGLGGGIFPMAGIIAREHLDIAGDISLGHYTHEKSAVGCAAALATIEYIEKENLLEHAQNMELWLMAHLQELQRKYAVIGDVRVKGMLAAIELVSDRETKEKEVAGAEKVLYECLSRGLSFKVSSGNVITLVPPLITSVKQMEEAIAILDQALEQVFIK
- a CDS encoding CehA/McbA family metallohydrolase encodes the protein MRDTIILDAGRQKYKGNIHSHSVRSDGEYTVEQMIEAYRSKGYDFMCLSDHEVYFQSDAYDTEEFIMLDGYEMACEMERETTGQQYHMHGLLDRSLQAEKPFLHDEEHAKPNYVSLDTIQQLIDEMRSKGNLVIMNHPEWSKNREEDLLKLEGYAAIEIYNHQSEIQEAVGYGVSYWDYVLKRGKQVNAIAADDTHGGPTDMAVSEFYGGWITVESERLEQQAIIDAMKAGQYYSSNGPMIYGLRIENDRLKVKCSPVQSIRFITFPDNGLAEMDPTGELITDAEYFIQNDEQYVRVECIDGSGKVAWSNPIYPKFEMQASEEL
- a CDS encoding MATE family efflux transporter, which codes for MGNSTLVKSDFTREMKGLVVPSVLQMLVGNSFSLVNMLMVTSLGDGAVAVTAAAGRISFILSMILTAIYGMTTYMTQYYGKQQYSLMRATFGFMLLAGIGTSLLAFVAVWSWKEPILYLFIKDAELLPLGVQYVAIMAFVFLISAIRDAYAQALGSIGKVKITLYVGLCAMAVNIILDYGLIYGRLGLPKLGVAGAAWGTLIASGISLLFLFVFIYSKSYYLNIGFRELFSFPLKLRKQVVRTITPLVFHEGMWAIGNMLYAVAFGSLGIAALTTFQLANTLQGYFMMGIHGFAYAAKVMIGQKLGQDKHEQALDYSQRFTRISVIAGIIISIVIIMISPFMSFVFPQLSGEVHASLGNVLLLQALAMTAFFLNNVWIVGMFRAGGDNLFTMNMILITTWAITLPAVFIGAYVLHLPLEWVYAIFLCEEISKALIGYKRYRSQKWMRNLVGNMADSPSTAASL
- a CDS encoding DeoR/GlpR family DNA-binding transcription regulator gives rise to the protein MSLAGEERKLNIMNLLNEHGKVIASDLARMFEVTTETIRRDLDDLEKENKLKKVYGGAIKLKVEVEPTLFERACVNQEAKEKIGYLAFTLIEDYDVIFIDEGTTPLQIIPFLSQKQQVTVLTSSISALMALIELKKREQFDGRMIMLGGEVNVKHLRVTGAIAEANMSDIFVNKAFVTVDALSIEHGFTSYDYEKASLTRKWIQQSETSIILADSSKWNKRSMVKICDFQNIDIVISELEPPAAWKTQLEESNTRWMMPTE
- the phnX gene encoding phosphonoacetaldehyde hydrolase, translated to MRIEGVILDWAGTTVDYGCFAPVQVFIHIFEEIGIPLTMEEVRAPMGQLKRDHIQSLLQMPRIEAAFQKKFGRSYTETDIDELHERFEPRLMAILSEFGKPNPYVLETIELLRQQGLKIGATTGYTTTMLSIVAKAAKEYGYEPDHWVTPDLVMDKGRPYPYMIYENMKQLGLRHHAQVVKVGDTISDMQEANSAGVWAIGIVKGSSMLGLTEAEVQQLSPEEERQIIADVSKRYMEAGAHAVIEDMAGLPAVIEQINERLMNKELPYGHPHQ
- a CDS encoding CehA/McbA family metallohydrolase, which translates into the protein MKDKVYLDRSKRKYKGNLHLHTTWSDGSQEAADVVSAFKAKGYDFISITDHDVFARTAAFDTESFTVLPGMERGGLNLVPDEDPGYHFGVLDDPTIKSEKERFDHLQTFEVPIPWEGQQSPQKLIDEMKAHGNLVIFNHPEWHLTRFEDMVQYDGFFAIEIYNHATEWTTSSSYGAAYWDHALQNGKRVYGIAADDSHDHDPNCKISEYGGGWVSVEAEELSQQGIISALKNGQFYSSSGPEIFDFRVVDGFVHVECSPCQYIMFKAFPLRGPFHVEREKGELLTSGSMVIQKGMNYIRVECVDEKGRIAWSNPIFVADLAEEDEQ
- the phnW gene encoding 2-aminoethylphosphonate--pyruvate transaminase, which produces MSNPYLLLTPGPLSTTATVKEAMQKDWCTWDHEYKAIVEQIRQQLLEVGCTSKEHYTTVFMQGSGTFGVEATLGSVIPSEGKLLILQNGAYGKRIEEIAKVLGIPHLSLEFAANLPVDPQAVERKLIEDTSITHVAMVHCETTTGILNPLEAVVDVIKRNHRIAIIDAMSSFGGIPIAVEELQIDFIISSANKCIQGVPGFSFILCKRDELMKCKGRARSLSLDLYDQWETMEKDSGKWRFTSPTHVVHAFKQALKELAEEGGVEARHARYRINQQIVVEGMTQAGFKAYLESELQSPLITTFLYPTHIPFTFEHFYSYLKLAGYVIYPGKLTDLNVFRIGNMGDVHAKDMERLIEHILRFVGESKDEN